The window TAAATCCGGACCAAGCAAACGCAATTCTACCGGCGCACCGAAAGGCGGCCCTTGCTCCAAACGCCGAATAATAATTTGTGCTTCTGGAAATTTTTCATCCAACCGCCGCTGCATCACTGCAACCATATTATTGGCGATACTAAAATTATCAGCGGTCAGCATCGCCTGTGCATAATACTGCGAATTATCATTCCCTTGTTTCAGATTGTAGTAATACAGTGGTGCATTGCGGCCCACGAACCAATGTAAACTTTTTAGCCCAGGCTGCTTATTAAATTCCTCACTCACTTTTTTGGTTAATGCCACCGTTTTTTCAATACTGGAAGCCGCAGGTAGATAAACTTCCAGGCTAAGCATATCCCGATCCGAAGGCGGGAAAAATTGCTCAGGTAAAGTCGAACCGATACCAAAACCCATCAGCGGCAACACTAGCACTAACAACAATACCGGTAATGGTCGCGCCATCCCCAGTTAATTGATGCTTTGAATTTTTCTGATAATTGCGGTGCATCCAGACCATCTTGCCACCAACCTGTGCGACGATGTTTGGTTAAAAACCTTCCCGCCAAGCCCGCCACAATACAGTGAGAAATAAGATAAGAACCCAATAGAGAAAAAATAACAGTAATACCGATCGCACCGACAAATTCACTGGCGCTACCCGGCATAACAATGATGGGCATAAACGCCAGCATGGTGGTTAACGTACTCCCCAATAAAGGCAACCACAAATGTTTTACCGCATACTGCGTGGCCTGCAAACCACTCATACCCTCCTGTTTTTTGCGGTTGACTGTATCGGTCATTACTATAGCGTTATCCACCATAATACCTAACGCAACTATTAAGCCGGTAACCGACATTTGATGGATTGGCAGACCAGTAAAGTTCATGCACGCTAGCGCAAATAAAACCGTTAACGGCAACGCAGCCGCCACTACAATGGCTGACCGCCAACCCAAAGTGACTAATAGCACCACCACAATCAGACAAAAACCTATAATAATATTGCCGATAAGCTCACTTAAGCGTGCAGTGGTATAGCGCTCCTGATCAAAAATAACCTCCAATGCAACATTCGCAGGCAATCGCTGACGAAACGCCTCTAATTCAGCCTGCACCGCCAGTGACCATAAATCACTGCGTTGATCGGGTTGCATCCGCACCCCTATCGTGACCGCAGCACGGCCATTGACGATAGCTATTTCACTGTGCGGTAATTTCGGCTGACGTTTTATTTGCGCCACATCGCCCAATAAAATAGCACTACCATCCGCCATTTGCCGCAAGGGTATACGGCGTATACGCTCTAGCGAATCCAGCGCACCTTCAACCTCCACCGCCACTCGCATATGCGAATTATGAATCTCGCCAGCCGTATTTTTTGCGTCCGCTCGATAAACCTGTTCACCAATATAATGTGGTGCCAGACCTAACGCAGCCGCTCTGCCGCTATCCACAGCTACTACAATTTCTTCCCGTGGCTGGCCTTGAATATCGACAAAATCAATACCTGGCAATCGCCGAACCCTGCTCTCCAACTCTTCCGCATAGCGCCCCAGAATCATCACGTCCGGTTCGGTATCAACATGTGCCCAGGTTAACGCGACAATCGTTGTGAAAGGATAAGATCGACGCTCTTCCGCCAGCGGCTTGCTCGCTTCCACCGGTAACATCGACTGTGATTTTTCCAATTTATCGCGTAACTCTGACCACACAGCTTCAGTTTGAGACCTAGCTACTTCATCAACCAATGTCACCGACATGGATGAAAAACCTGCACTGGAACGCGAATCAATATGGCTGACTTCAGGCATTTCTCTAATCAGGTTTTCCAACGGCTCAGTCACCAATGCTTCTACTCGCTCAGCACTGGCTCCGGGAAATTCGGTCATAACAATAGCGTGACGATTGGCGGGGCGAGGATCTTCATTCCGGGGTAAATCATTTAACGCAGCCAACCCAGCAACAATAATGAGCGCTATAATCAGTGCAAACGCACGCGGGTTGGTTAACAAACTATTCATGGTTCAAGAACCTTAGCGTTCTCGTTAGTACTCACTGCAACACTATCCATCAGCACATCGGTAAAAGGCTCAATTCTGACCAACAGATCAGGCGCAACTCGATGCAAGCCAGTCGCGACTACTTGCTCGCCATCTTTTACCGCGCCACTGACAAAGGCCTTGCCCTGATCCATATACAAAACATCAATGCTACGCGCTTCTATCCGAAACAAACTATCATCTGCTGGCACCAGCGCATAGACATTCCACATCCCCCTAACACCACCGCTCAGGGCTGTTTCTGGTAACCAAAAACCTTGTTGCTTTAGTACTTCCGACAAAGCGACATACACGACTTCGCCATCTGCCACAGCGCTACCGTTAGGGAGTAACGCTCGTAATGTAGCGGTATTGGTAACTGTGTCCACATTGCGCACCAATGCCAATACTGTCGCCTCTACTGGCTCACCTTTAATCAGCGCTGTTACTTTATCGCCAACTGTCAATGCCGCTAATAAATCGGCGGGGACGCCAACACGAACTTCATTATTGCCACGCTCCAGCAACTGCAAAATGCCCATACCAGGGCTAACTGCAGTACCAATATCACCCAGTCGACGACTAATCTCACCACTGTAAGGTGCTAACAGCGTTTGTTTTTCTAGCTGGGTTTGAGTGGATTCTAATAACGCCTGCTGACGCTTCAAGCGCGCGTCCAACGACGACAGCTCAGACTGCAATTGATCAATCCGCTGCTGTGCCGCTAAACCTTTGGTATTGAGCTCAAACTGACGCTGCAAATCTAACTGGGCTAGTTTTTTGCTGGCCACCAAATCTTCCGCCTCTGCTGCAATTACCCGTAATTGGGTTTCCAGCAATCGGCTATCCAGCCGTGCCAGCACCTGACCCGCCACCACGCTATCACCCTCATCCACCAGCACCTTTTCGATAGTGCCTGCAACTTCAAAACCAAGGGTAGCCCGCTGCCCAGCCTCCGCATGCCCGACAAAATGGCGCAGTACCTGGTAATCCGACCGACTAACCACCGTCAAGGCACTGACTTTGTGGTAATAGGGCTCGGGGCTACTGACACCATATTCACAAGCAGGCAGCACCAGCAATATCAAGGTAAACAGACCCAAACGAGTCAATAACAATGGAAATGTGGGACGCACAATCCGGATCCTCCTGAGGAATATGCTTAAAGAATGGCAAAACTATCAAAAATAGACTGGACGGTCTAGTTTAATTTTTATTACACTAGTTAAAATTTTTCTTGGAGCCACCCCCACAGTGGAAAACCCCATCCGCAACCGCGGCAAAAGTGAACAGAAACGCCAGCAAATACTCGATGCCGCCTGCAACCTATTTTTGAAAGAGGGTTTTGAAGGGGTTAGCATGGATGCCGTGGCAAAAAGTGCCGATGTTTCAAAGCAGACGGTCTATAGCCATTTTGGCAATAAAGAAGAGTTATTTTCTGCGTCGGTTGAATTTGAATGTGATAAGCATGAGATCAATGATCAACTATTCGACCCGGAGCGCCCCGTCGAGCAAGTACTGTTAGAGCTCGCGACGCATTTCACCGATTTATTACTGAGCGAGCAAGCCATCCGCCTGCACCGAATTTGCGTCGCCAGTACGGATCAGCGCTCCACCATCGCAGAACTCTTCTGGAGCGCAGGCCCGGTCAAGCTTAAAGCGCGCCTGTCCCACTACTTAAAGCAACAAGTTGAACGCGGCACATTGAGTATTCCCAATATTGATTTTGCCG is drawn from Oceanicoccus sp. KOV_DT_Chl and contains these coding sequences:
- a CDS encoding efflux RND transporter periplasmic adaptor subunit, which gives rise to MRPTFPLLLTRLGLFTLILLVLPACEYGVSSPEPYYHKVSALTVVSRSDYQVLRHFVGHAEAGQRATLGFEVAGTIEKVLVDEGDSVVAGQVLARLDSRLLETQLRVIAAEAEDLVASKKLAQLDLQRQFELNTKGLAAQQRIDQLQSELSSLDARLKRQQALLESTQTQLEKQTLLAPYSGEISRRLGDIGTAVSPGMGILQLLERGNNEVRVGVPADLLAALTVGDKVTALIKGEPVEATVLALVRNVDTVTNTATLRALLPNGSAVADGEVVYVALSEVLKQQGFWLPETALSGGVRGMWNVYALVPADDSLFRIEARSIDVLYMDQGKAFVSGAVKDGEQVVATGLHRVAPDLLVRIEPFTDVLMDSVAVSTNENAKVLEP
- a CDS encoding TetR/AcrR family transcriptional regulator, with the translated sequence MENPIRNRGKSEQKRQQILDAACNLFLKEGFEGVSMDAVAKSADVSKQTVYSHFGNKEELFSASVEFECDKHEINDQLFDPERPVEQVLLELATHFTDLLLSEQAIRLHRICVASTDQRSTIAELFWSAGPVKLKARLSHYLKQQVERGTLSIPNIDFAAQQLIFMLKGEYHHRRIFGLSDGKPEAELPAYLQSCVTLFLSAYAKK
- a CDS encoding efflux RND transporter permease subunit, with product MNSLLTNPRAFALIIALIIVAGLAALNDLPRNEDPRPANRHAIVMTEFPGASAERVEALVTEPLENLIREMPEVSHIDSRSSAGFSSMSVTLVDEVARSQTEAVWSELRDKLEKSQSMLPVEASKPLAEERRSYPFTTIVALTWAHVDTEPDVMILGRYAEELESRVRRLPGIDFVDIQGQPREEIVVAVDSGRAAALGLAPHYIGEQVYRADAKNTAGEIHNSHMRVAVEVEGALDSLERIRRIPLRQMADGSAILLGDVAQIKRQPKLPHSEIAIVNGRAAVTIGVRMQPDQRSDLWSLAVQAELEAFRQRLPANVALEVIFDQERYTTARLSELIGNIIIGFCLIVVVLLVTLGWRSAIVVAAALPLTVLFALACMNFTGLPIHQMSVTGLIVALGIMVDNAIVMTDTVNRKKQEGMSGLQATQYAVKHLWLPLLGSTLTTMLAFMPIIVMPGSASEFVGAIGITVIFSLLGSYLISHCIVAGLAGRFLTKHRRTGWWQDGLDAPQLSEKFKASINWGWRDHYRYCC